A single Lolium perenne isolate Kyuss_39 chromosome 6, Kyuss_2.0, whole genome shotgun sequence DNA region contains:
- the LOC127309699 gene encoding ethylene-responsive transcription factor ERF110-like, translating into MSVTPVAHVEIQEWRRKKTPWSSRPQSNAQTEFRGVYRLPSGSYAASIWVPSDRTQVWLGTFAKVEDAARVYAFAKAYGAAAAVKLPGAGKNKNRSKFRGVRRRSNGRYGAAIRESKGPALTWLGTFGTAEEAARAYDAAAVKLHGASAVTNFSLDSVVIPGTQQQDLSMAEGQQVDELLKDMDSSDVQDNEALIEAATILHQIALAGHGNGARAGMLSIPHP; encoded by the exons ATGAGTGTGACCCCTGTCGCGCACGTTGAAATTCAggaatggaggaggaagaagacgcctTGGTCGTCTAGGCCGCAGTCGAATGCCCAAACCGAGTTCCGCGGCGTGTACCGGCTACCGAGCGGCTCGTACGCGGCGTCGATCTGGGTTCCTTCTGACCGGACCcaggtgtggctcggcaccttcgccAAAGTGGAAGACGCCGCCAGGGTGTACGCCTTCGCCAAAGCatacggcgccgccgccgccgtcaagctgCCCGGCGCGGGGAAGAACAAGAACAGGTCCAAGTTTCGCGGCGTGCGGCGGAGAAGCAACGGGAGGTACGGGGCGGCGATCAGGGAGTCCAAGGGGCCGGCCCTGACATGGCTCGGCACTTTCGGCACCGCCGAGGAGGCCGCCAGGGCGtacgacgccgccgccgtcaagctgCACGGCGCGAGCGCTGTCACCAACTTCAGTTTGGACAGCGTCGTCATCCCAGGTACGCAACAGCAGGATCTCTCGATGGCGGAGGGGCAGCAGGTCGACGAGTTGCTCAAGGACATGGACTCCAGCGAT GTTCAGGACAATGAGGCGCTGATTGAAGCAGCTACAATTCTTCACCAGATTGCGCTGGCTGGCCACGGAAATGGTGCGAGAGCTGGGATGTTGAGCATTCCTCACCCTTAG